In Zalophus californianus isolate mZalCal1 chromosome 17, mZalCal1.pri.v2, whole genome shotgun sequence, one DNA window encodes the following:
- the LOC113935443 gene encoding 60S ribosomal protein L10a-like — translation MDIEALKKLNKNKKLVKKLAKKYDAFLASESLIKQIPRILGPGLNKAGKFPSLLTHNENMVAKVDEVKSTIKFQMKKVLCLAVAVGHVKMTDDELVYNIHLAVNFLVSLLKKNWQNVWALYIKRTMGKPQRLY, via the coding sequence ATGGATATTGAGGCGCTGAAGAAACTcaacaagaataagaaattagTTAAGAAGTTGGCCAAGAAGTATGACGCCTTTTTGGCCTCAGAATCTCTGATCAAGCAGATTCCACGAATCCTGGGCCCAGGCCTGAATAAGGCTGGCAAGTTCCCTTCCTTGCTGACCCACAATGAAAACATGGTGGCCAAAGTGGATGAAGTGAAGTCCACCATCAAATTCCAGATGAAGAAGGTGCTGTGTCTGGCAGTGGCTgttggccatgtgaagatgacagATGACGAGCTTGTGTACAACATCCACTTAGCAGTCAATTTCCTGGTGTCCTTGCTCAAGAAGAATTGGCAGAACGTCTGGGCTTTATACATCAAGAGGACCATGGGCAAGCCCCAGCGCCTGTACTAA
- the LOC113936560 gene encoding small nuclear ribonucleoprotein G-like, with protein MDKKLSLKLNGGRHVQGILRGFDPFMNLVIDECVEMATSGQQNNTGMVVIRGNSIIMLEALERV; from the coding sequence ATGGACAAGAAATTGTCATTGAAATTAAATGGTGGCAGACATGTCCAAGGAATATTGCGGGGGTTCGATCCGTTTATGAATCTTGTGATAGATGAGTGTGTGGAGATGGCAACTAGTGGGCAACAGAACAATACTGGAATGGTGGTAATACGAGGAAATAGTATCATCATGTTAGAAGCCTTGGAGCGAGTATAA